A part of Streptomyces sp. NBC_01235 genomic DNA contains:
- a CDS encoding LmbU family transcriptional regulator gives MARKTSETETRRNQVLTTNVGLHIPKGIAFEEWERAGRQLSGLLNSSSWWLGDWLVYGKDHYADRYERGIRAAGLRYQTLRNYAWVSRRFELHRRRSALSFQHHAELASLPHGEQETWLDRAERMRWTTKQLRHAIRSQREDAAQQADAVAATRRLAVPDSRLQWWHKAADHAGTELEEWVTATLDAAASQVLRDDDRQLPFE, from the coding sequence ATGGCCAGGAAAACCAGTGAGACGGAGACCCGGCGCAATCAGGTCCTCACCACAAACGTGGGGCTGCACATACCCAAGGGAATCGCCTTCGAGGAGTGGGAGCGGGCCGGGCGTCAGCTCTCCGGGCTACTCAATTCCTCGTCCTGGTGGCTGGGTGACTGGCTCGTATACGGCAAGGACCACTATGCCGACAGATATGAGCGCGGTATTCGTGCGGCGGGACTGCGGTATCAGACGCTGCGCAACTACGCCTGGGTTTCTCGGCGGTTTGAGCTGCACAGGCGACGTTCCGCGCTCAGCTTCCAGCACCACGCCGAGCTGGCGTCCCTGCCCCACGGCGAGCAGGAGACCTGGCTCGACCGCGCCGAGCGGATGAGGTGGACCACCAAGCAGCTGCGCCACGCCATTCGGTCCCAGCGCGAGGACGCCGCGCAGCAGGCTGACGCCGTTGCGGCGACGCGTCGACTCGCTGTGCCCGACAGCCGGCTCCAGTGGTGGCACAAGGCGGCGGACCACGCCGGCACCGAGTTGGAGGAGTGGGTGACAGCCACCCTCGATGCCGCCGCCAGCCAGGTGCTGAGGGACGACGACCGGCAACTGCCCTTCGAGTGA
- a CDS encoding FMN-binding negative transcriptional regulator: MFVPNHYRVPDVSWMVDLIHGNPLALMVSNGTPADGPFATHLPVITDPHWDGAPAADLAGMPLLGHMNRANPHWKALNTGSVILLTFTGPHAYVSPTVYDITPAAPTWNFTSVHVHGVVERIESTEETLGVVQATVQEFEKEFGNDWDMRESVDYFRKIVPGVGAFRVRVTKAEGMFKLSQEQSPEVRERVVRSFAERGCTRHAQTADLMSRLP, from the coding sequence ATGTTCGTCCCCAACCACTACCGGGTACCGGACGTTTCATGGATGGTCGACCTGATCCATGGGAATCCGCTGGCACTGATGGTCAGTAATGGAACGCCCGCCGACGGACCGTTCGCCACCCACCTTCCGGTCATCACCGACCCTCACTGGGACGGAGCGCCCGCTGCGGATTTGGCCGGCATGCCCTTGCTGGGCCATATGAATCGGGCCAATCCGCACTGGAAGGCGCTCAACACAGGGTCGGTGATCCTGCTGACGTTCACCGGTCCGCATGCCTATGTCTCGCCCACCGTGTACGATATTACGCCGGCCGCCCCCACATGGAACTTCACCTCCGTGCATGTGCACGGAGTGGTGGAAAGGATCGAGTCGACGGAGGAGACACTGGGCGTCGTGCAGGCCACGGTGCAGGAATTCGAGAAGGAATTCGGCAACGACTGGGACATGCGCGAGTCCGTCGACTACTTCCGGAAGATAGTGCCCGGTGTGGGCGCTTTCCGCGTCCGGGTCACCAAGGCTGAGGGAATGTTCAAGCTCAGCCAGGAACAGAGCCCCGAGGTCCGCGAGCGGGTGGTGCGGTCGTTCGCCGAGCGCGGATGCACCCGGCACGCACAGACGGCGGATCTCATGAGCCGCCTGCCGTAA
- a CDS encoding IS110 family transposase, with protein sequence MIYCGIDWAERTHDVALVDDSGQLMAKRHITDDAAGYKILLEMLAEYGDTEEHPIPVAIETSRGLLVAVLRQGKRKVFAINPMAAARYRDRHSVSRKKSDPGDALVLANILRTDMHAHRVLPDDSDLARAIAVLARAQQDSTWNRQQISNQLRSLLREYYPAALAAFESWKNGLCRPEAHEVLKLAPTPTRAARLTRTQLQAALKRAGRQRGIEAETERLREVFREDCTHHPALVEDALGKQMLALLVQLQAACTATDDLAQAVEEAFPQHPDAEIILSFPGLGVQLGARVLAEIGDDRGRFADARGLKAYAGSSPITRASGKKSSITRRWVKNDRLNHAGYLWAFSALRASPGAMAHYRRRRDERGDWHAAAQRNLFNRMLGQMFHCLQRRELFDENTAFPTALAAAA encoded by the coding sequence TTGATCTACTGCGGAATCGACTGGGCCGAGAGGACGCACGACGTCGCCCTGGTCGACGACTCGGGCCAGCTGATGGCCAAACGCCACATCACGGATGATGCGGCCGGCTACAAGATCTTGTTGGAGATGCTCGCCGAGTACGGCGACACCGAGGAACACCCGATCCCGGTGGCCATCGAGACCTCCCGAGGTCTGCTGGTCGCCGTGCTGCGGCAGGGCAAGCGGAAGGTCTTCGCGATCAACCCGATGGCCGCCGCCCGCTACCGCGACCGGCACAGCGTCTCCCGCAAGAAGTCCGACCCGGGCGACGCCCTGGTGCTCGCGAACATCCTGCGCACCGACATGCACGCCCACCGGGTCTTGCCCGATGACAGCGACCTGGCCCGCGCCATCGCTGTCCTCGCCCGCGCCCAGCAGGACTCCACCTGGAACCGTCAGCAGATTTCCAACCAGCTCCGCTCCCTGCTGCGCGAGTACTACCCAGCCGCCCTGGCGGCGTTCGAGTCCTGGAAGAACGGTCTCTGCCGCCCTGAAGCCCACGAAGTCCTCAAGCTGGCTCCAACTCCCACGCGAGCTGCTCGACTGACTCGCACCCAGCTCCAAGCCGCCCTCAAGCGGGCTGGTCGCCAACGCGGCATCGAAGCCGAGACCGAACGCCTCCGTGAGGTCTTCCGCGAGGACTGCACCCACCATCCTGCCCTCGTCGAGGACGCGCTCGGCAAGCAGATGCTCGCCCTCCTGGTCCAGCTCCAGGCCGCCTGCACGGCTACCGACGACCTCGCCCAGGCTGTGGAGGAAGCTTTCCCTCAGCATCCGGACGCTGAGATCATCCTCAGTTTTCCCGGCCTCGGCGTCCAGCTCGGCGCCCGGGTGCTCGCTGAGATCGGGGACGACCGCGGCCGTTTCGCCGACGCCCGCGGCCTGAAGGCATACGCCGGCTCCTCGCCCATCACCCGGGCTTCCGGCAAGAAGTCCAGCATCACCCGCCGCTGGGTCAAGAACGACCGCCTCAACCACGCCGGCTACCTCTGGGCCTTCTCCGCCCTCCGGGCCTCGCCCGGAGCCATGGCCCACTACCGTCGCCGCCGCGACGAGCGTGGGGACTGGCACGCTGCCGCCCAGCGCAACCTCTTCAACCGCATGCTCGGACAGATGTTCCACTGCCTCCAGCGACGGGAACTGTTCGATGAGAACACCGCATTCCCAACTGCCTTGGCCGCTGCGGCTTGA